A window of the Budorcas taxicolor isolate Tak-1 chromosome 8, Takin1.1, whole genome shotgun sequence genome harbors these coding sequences:
- the ZNF483 gene encoding zinc finger protein 483 yields MTCIECVANMLLRWGFCSLDFREGSSLNKMTAVSPDPHTLVSSEQNKVLRMETPGNPEALMKRDTADPESFRQRFRWFCYSEEAGPRKTLNQLWELCVQWLRPDIHTKEQILELLVFEQFLTILPGEIRIWVKSQHPESSEEVVTLVEDLTQVLEEKEEPVSQDSVISQEENPEEDKTVSILPNTESQESMTLKDVAVTFSRGEWRKLEPSQKEIYKEVLLENYRNLEFLGFPVSKLDLVSQLKWAGLPRLLQKEVSKDVLMEESTLDKIIERYLMSSDCDSVGESWKHYGRFEDGCSNREHSQGQITQKKTHGRGSKGEEFDPERSPFGSSFKPPSDLIKHLRVYLRKKSRRYNEGKKPFSFHSDLVPNRKEHSGEKPRKCNEGRKALSHSSSRTEHQKHQKSRGGEKSQKCSNCGVAFTQSSSLSKKNSSTCEKCLKDLGQDTSIDKDEGTETGEGTHKCSKCGKAFGYSASLTKHRRIHTGEKPYMCNECGKAFSDSSSLTPHHRTHSGEKPFKCDDCGKSFTLSAHLIKHQRVHTGEKPYKCKDCGRPFSDSSSLIQHQRIHTGEKPYTCNNCGKSFSHSSSLSKHQRIHTGEKPYKCGECGKAFRQNSCLTRHQRIHTGEKPYLCNDCGMTFSHFTSVIYHQRLHSGEKPYKCTQCEKAFPTHSLLSRHQRIHTGVKPYKCKDCGKSFSQSSSLNEHHRIHTGEKPYECNYCGATFSRSSILVEHLKIHTGRREYECNECEKTFKSNSGLIRHRGFHSAE; encoded by the exons ATGACTTGTATTGAATGCGTTGCTAATATGCTTCTGCGGTGGGGGTTTTGCAGCCTGGATTTCAGGGAAGG GAGTAGCCTAAACAAGATGACAGCTGTCTCCCCAGATCCTCACACTCTGGTCTCAAGTGAACAGAACAAAGTCCTTAGGATGGAGACTCCCGGGAATCCAGAAGCTCTCATGAAAAGAGACACTGCTGACCCAGAGTCTTTCAGACAGAGGTTCAGGTGGTTTTGTTACTCTGAAGAGGCTGGACCCAGAAAAACTCTGAATCAGCTATGGGAGCTTTGCGTTCAGTGGCTGAGACCAGACATCCACACGAAAGAACAGATTCTAGAGCTTTTGGTGTTTGAGCAGTTCCTGACCATCTTGCCTGGGGAGATCAGGATTTGGGTCAAATCACAACATCCTGAGAGTAGTGAGGAAGTGGTGACCCTAGTAGAGGATTTGACCCAAGTGCTTGAAGAAAAGGAAG AACCAGTCTCTCAAGATTCTGTTATTTCCCAAGAGGAGAACCCTGAAGAAGATAAAACTGTTTCTATTCTTCCAAATACTGAGTCCCAG GAATCCATGACACTCAAAGATGTGGCTGTCACCTTTTCCAGAGGAGAGTGGAGGAAACTGGAACCTTCTCAGAAGGAGATATATAAGGAAGTGCTGCTGGAGAACTATAGGAACCTAGAATTTCTGG GCTTTCCAGTTTCCAAGTTAGATTTGGTTTCCCAGCTGAAGTGGGCTGGACTACCACGGCTGCTGCAAAAAGAAGTCTCCAAAG ATGTTCTTATGGAAGAATCGACTTTGGATAAAATAATAGAAAGGTATCTAATGAGTAGCGATTGTGACTCTGTGGGAGAATCCTGGAAACATTATGGCAGATTCGAGGATGGTTGTAGCAATAGGGAACATTCACAAGGACAAATCACACAGAAGAAAACTCATGGGAGAGGCAGTAAGGGTGAAGAATTTGACCCAGAAAGGAGTCCCTTTGGAAGTAGCTTCAAACCACCTTCCGATCTAATTAAACATCTGAGAGTCTACTTAAGGAAGAAATCTCGGAGGTACAATGAAGGCAAGAAACCCTTCAGTTTTCATTCAGACCTTGTTCCAAACCGCAAAGAACACAGtggtgaaaagccaaggaaatgTAACGAAGGCAGAAAAGCTTTAAGTCACTCTTCTTCTCGGACTGAACATCAGAAACATCAGAAAAGCCGTGGGGGGGAGAAGTCTCAGAAGTGTAGTAACTGTGGAGTAGCCTTTACTCAAAGCTCATCCCTCAGTAAGAAAAACTCCTCTACGTGTGAAAAATGTTTGAAAGATTTAGGTCAAGATACATCCATAGATAAAGACGAGGGAACTGAGACTGGAGAAGGAACCCATAAATGCAGCAAATGTGGAAAAGCCTTTGGCTATAGCGCCTCACTCACCAAGCATAGGAGAATTCACACTGGGGAGAAACCCTACATGTGCAATGAgtgtggaaaagccttcagtGACAGCTCATCTCTCACACCACACCACCGAACTCACAGTGGAGAGAAGCCCTTCAAGTGTGATGACTGTGGGAAATCTTTTACCCTAAGCGCCCACCTCATtaaacatcagagagttcacactgGTGAAAAACCCTATAAATGTAAAGACTGTGGGAGGCCCTTCAGTGACAGTTCATCTCTTATTCAGCATCAGCgaattcacactggagaaaaaccctACACATGtaacaactgtggaaaatcctttagTCACAGCTCATCCCTTTCcaaacatcagagaattcatactggagagaaaccctataaatgtggtgagtgtgggaaagccttcagacAGAATTCTTGCCTTACCCGACATCAGAGGattcacactggagaaaaaccataTTTGTGTAATGATTGTGGGATGACTTTTAGCCATTTTACATCTGTAATTTATCATCAGAGGCTTCATTCGGGAGAAAAACCCTACAAGTGTACCCAGTGTGAGAAAGCCTTCCCTACCCATTCACTCCTCAGCcgtcatcagagaattcacacgGGTGTCaagccttataaatgtaaggactgtggaaaatccttcagtCAGAGTTCGTCTCTCAATGAACATCATCggattcatactggagagaaaccctatgaatgtaactACTGTGGGGCAACCTTTAGCCGGAGCTCAATCCTTGTAGAACACCTGAAAATTCATACTGGAAGGAGGGAGTATGAATGCAATGAGTGCGAGAAAACATTCAAAAGTAATTCTGGCCTCATCAGGCATCGGGGATTTCACTCTGCAGAATAA